The proteins below are encoded in one region of Rubripirellula reticaptiva:
- a CDS encoding ABC transporter permease, translating into MNSLANIFWLGTKELRTLLGSIALMGFLVYSFTFSVYQQSEGVPEDVNRASVAFVDEDQSTLSRNMRAALYPPYFKVPVEITADEIDGSMDATRFLFVVVIPPNFESDVRDGKSPEIQVNIDATAVRQAALGAGYIQSILTKEIRRFANRTDAVAVQPIKLVKRKAFNPNGTNSWNRAFTGLLDQLSMLTIILTGAAILREREHGTLEHLLVMPLTSFEIAISKVWANGIVILAFFVLSMIFVVEGAIGVPIAGSRMLLLSGTVVYLFAAAAVGILLATIARSMAQYGLLCMITIIPMMMLSGGMSPLESQPDWLQRITWFLPSRQYMSFAQAIAFRGVGFNNVWPEFIAMVGLGLAAFLGSLRLFRRSISATG; encoded by the coding sequence ATGAACTCACTCGCCAACATATTCTGGTTAGGAACGAAAGAACTGCGGACGTTGCTGGGCAGCATCGCCTTGATGGGTTTCTTGGTTTACTCGTTCACTTTCAGCGTCTACCAACAAAGCGAAGGGGTTCCCGAAGACGTCAATCGAGCGTCGGTGGCGTTTGTGGACGAAGACCAATCAACGTTGTCGCGTAATATGCGTGCTGCGTTGTATCCGCCTTACTTCAAAGTCCCCGTAGAGATCACTGCCGACGAAATCGACGGATCCATGGACGCGACCCGGTTCCTGTTTGTGGTTGTCATTCCGCCGAATTTTGAATCGGACGTTCGCGACGGGAAATCGCCAGAAATTCAAGTCAATATTGACGCAACCGCTGTGCGACAAGCCGCGCTGGGAGCCGGATACATCCAGTCGATCTTGACAAAAGAAATCCGTCGCTTCGCGAACCGCACTGATGCGGTTGCCGTTCAGCCGATCAAATTGGTCAAACGCAAAGCTTTCAATCCGAACGGCACGAACAGTTGGAACCGCGCCTTCACGGGATTGCTGGATCAACTATCGATGTTGACCATCATCCTGACCGGCGCAGCCATTCTGCGTGAACGCGAACATGGCACGCTTGAGCACTTACTCGTGATGCCGCTAACTTCGTTTGAGATCGCGATCTCCAAGGTGTGGGCAAATGGGATCGTGATTTTGGCGTTTTTCGTGCTGTCGATGATCTTTGTGGTCGAGGGGGCAATTGGGGTTCCGATTGCGGGTTCGCGGATGCTGCTGCTTAGTGGTACGGTGGTTTATCTGTTTGCCGCTGCGGCGGTAGGCATCTTGCTGGCTACCATCGCGCGAAGCATGGCTCAATACGGACTGCTTTGCATGATTACGATCATCCCGATGATGATGCTCTCTGGTGGAATGAGTCCATTGGAAAGTCAACCGGATTGGTTGCAACGAATCACTTGGTTCTTGCCATCGCGACAATACATGAGTTTTGCTCAAGCGATCGCGTTTCGAGGTGTCGGCTTTAACAATGTTTGGCCTGAATTCATTGCGATGGTAGGGTTGGGGCTGGCCGCCTTTCTAGGTAGCCTCCGGCTGTTTCGCCGCTCCATCTCAGCCACCGGATAG
- a CDS encoding HlyD family secretion protein, with translation MKNLVGVIARLALVVAVAGVGYFGWQWWLAQQPEPLPQGIVFGNGRIEAVQVDVATKYAGRVEDVLAREGDLVEKGQLLVRMDTLELEAALAQTQAQFAEAEQAITQSEAILLERESELNLAESTLRRAEKLLPQRALSQEEYDQKKSQREVASASVAAAKASVNTAKRSADAAKAAVNQIEVQIADAQLKAPTIGRVLYRLAEEGEVLAAGGKVMTLMDLSDIYMEIFLPAKDATRLSIGADARIVLDVAPGYAGVAKVTFVSPEAQFTPKQVETQEERDKLMFRVKVHVPHDQVVKHIEKIKSGIRGVAYVKLDDSVAWPAELNRLFPDDLSQMKYER, from the coding sequence ATGAAAAATCTTGTTGGGGTGATTGCTCGTCTAGCCTTGGTTGTTGCCGTTGCGGGGGTAGGTTATTTCGGTTGGCAATGGTGGCTCGCGCAACAACCTGAACCGCTGCCGCAGGGAATCGTGTTTGGCAATGGGCGGATTGAAGCGGTCCAGGTCGATGTTGCAACCAAATACGCCGGTCGTGTCGAAGACGTTCTGGCACGCGAAGGAGATCTGGTTGAAAAGGGCCAGCTGCTGGTGCGAATGGATACACTCGAATTGGAAGCCGCCTTGGCGCAGACGCAAGCCCAATTTGCAGAAGCCGAACAAGCGATCACCCAGTCAGAGGCGATCCTACTTGAACGTGAAAGTGAGCTCAATCTCGCTGAAAGTACTCTGCGTCGCGCCGAAAAACTACTGCCTCAACGGGCGCTTTCACAAGAGGAATATGACCAAAAGAAAAGTCAGCGAGAAGTCGCCAGTGCGTCGGTGGCGGCTGCGAAAGCTTCGGTCAACACTGCAAAACGTTCAGCAGATGCCGCCAAGGCAGCCGTCAACCAAATCGAAGTCCAAATCGCCGACGCCCAGTTAAAGGCGCCTACCATCGGTCGCGTTTTGTATCGGCTTGCTGAAGAAGGCGAAGTCCTCGCCGCTGGCGGTAAGGTGATGACCTTGATGGATCTCAGCGATATCTACATGGAAATCTTCCTGCCGGCAAAGGACGCGACTCGGCTTTCCATTGGCGCCGATGCTCGGATCGTGCTTGATGTTGCCCCTGGTTACGCGGGAGTCGCCAAAGTTACCTTCGTATCGCCGGAAGCCCAGTTCACGCCGAAGCAAGTGGAGACTCAGGAAGAACGTGACAAGCTGATGTTCCGCGTCAAGGTTCATGTCCCGCACGACCAAGTCGTGAAGCACATCGAGAAAATCAAATCGGGCATCCGCGGAGTCGCATATGTGAAGCTCGACGATTCCGTCGCCTGGCCGGCTGAACTCAATCGCCTGTTCCCCGACGACCTTTCGCAGATGAAATACGAACGATGA
- the rbbA gene encoding ribosome-associated ATPase/putative transporter RbbA: MNVPVRVETSSQVGNVAEVAGVTHVYGTTVALDDVSLQIPSGKTLGLIGPDGVGKSTLLGLLSGARKMQTGAVTVFDGNMASTKHRNAVCTRIAYMPQGLGKNLYQELSVHENLDFFGKLYGQSRGERKARIERLTTATGLASFLNRPAGKLSGGMKQKLGLCCALIHDPDFLILDEPTTGVDPLSRRQFWELIDSIRAERSGMSVLVSTAYMDEAQRFDRLIAMNAGKVLATGTPDEIKANTKTDNLEQAFVALLPPENQGGKQVLTIPPRTKTDGDAAIVAEGLTQRFGDFTAVDNVSFRIEAGEIFGFLGSNGCGKTTTMKMLTGLLPPTEGKASLWGKEVDAKDLATRYRVGFMSQGFSLYGELTVRQNLQLHARLFHMPAAKTQQRIEKLVGRFGLTQYTNAKANSLPLGLRQRLSLAVAIIHEPEMLILDEPTSGVDPVARDQFWELLIDLSRSQNVTIFISTHFMNEAMRCDRISLMHAGKVLVQDNPQTIANSEGGGVHGLEEAFIRSIEKANGASTSPDVDAVTTIDNPQRAISTQPIDRPLAGLTRLLAYSYRETMEVLRDPVRLTFAFGGSLLLLLVIAYGLSSDVENLSYAVLDQDQTPASRTYLQEYSSSRYFTEQPELLNEDDLEARLATRKITMAIEIPPSFGRDLKRDGNPEVSVWIDGAETSRASTIEGYVEGAHRKSIQRFARESTSPQVQSELASFELRYRYNPTFESIYAMGPTIPTMMLLLFPAILMAVSVSREKEIGTITNFYVTPTRRMEFLLGKQLPYIGIGMANFAILTVVVVYLLQVPMKGSLLTLTFGAFLYVTATTGYGLLVSNLASSQVTAVLLAAILSMMPTMQFSGMFQPVSTLEGAARVMGTLWPAAYYLHLSVGTFTKGLSAVSLIPDLVKLAMFSPVFWLLCVLLLKKQEK; this comes from the coding sequence ATGAACGTTCCCGTTCGTGTCGAGACTAGTTCGCAAGTTGGTAACGTCGCTGAAGTAGCAGGCGTGACCCACGTCTACGGCACGACGGTGGCGTTGGACGATGTGTCGTTGCAAATTCCGTCCGGCAAGACGTTGGGTTTGATCGGCCCCGATGGAGTCGGAAAATCGACATTGCTGGGTTTGCTTTCGGGTGCTCGCAAAATGCAAACCGGCGCCGTCACCGTGTTTGACGGAAACATGGCCAGCACGAAGCATCGTAATGCCGTCTGCACGCGCATTGCCTACATGCCACAAGGTCTGGGAAAAAATCTCTACCAAGAGCTGAGCGTTCACGAGAATCTGGACTTCTTTGGCAAGCTCTACGGCCAATCACGCGGCGAACGCAAAGCACGTATCGAGCGACTGACGACGGCGACAGGGCTTGCTTCGTTCCTGAACCGACCAGCGGGAAAACTTTCTGGTGGCATGAAACAAAAACTTGGCTTGTGCTGTGCCTTGATTCATGATCCCGACTTCCTGATCCTTGACGAACCGACGACCGGAGTTGACCCTCTGTCTCGTCGCCAGTTCTGGGAGCTGATCGACTCCATTCGCGCCGAACGATCGGGCATGAGCGTCTTGGTGTCGACCGCCTATATGGACGAAGCTCAACGATTCGATCGGCTGATCGCGATGAACGCGGGAAAAGTTCTAGCGACCGGCACACCGGACGAAATCAAGGCGAACACGAAAACAGACAATTTGGAGCAAGCTTTTGTCGCGTTATTGCCGCCTGAGAATCAAGGTGGCAAGCAAGTGCTGACGATTCCGCCGAGAACCAAAACCGATGGCGATGCGGCAATCGTCGCCGAGGGTTTGACGCAGCGTTTTGGCGACTTCACTGCCGTCGACAACGTTAGTTTCCGAATCGAGGCCGGAGAGATTTTTGGATTCCTGGGCTCAAACGGTTGTGGCAAGACGACCACGATGAAGATGCTGACAGGCTTGTTGCCGCCAACCGAAGGCAAGGCGTCGCTGTGGGGCAAAGAAGTGGACGCAAAGGATTTGGCGACGCGATACCGCGTTGGCTTTATGTCGCAAGGTTTCTCGCTATACGGGGAACTGACGGTCCGACAGAACCTGCAACTGCATGCCCGTCTTTTTCACATGCCGGCTGCTAAGACGCAACAGCGAATCGAGAAGCTCGTCGGCCGTTTTGGTTTGACACAATACACCAATGCGAAAGCGAATTCGTTACCACTGGGGCTGCGTCAGCGGCTTTCCCTTGCGGTTGCCATCATTCACGAACCGGAGATGTTGATTCTGGACGAGCCGACGTCCGGCGTTGATCCAGTCGCTCGCGATCAATTCTGGGAACTGTTGATCGACTTGTCGCGAAGCCAAAACGTCACGATCTTCATTTCAACGCACTTCATGAACGAGGCCATGCGGTGCGATCGAATTTCACTGATGCACGCAGGAAAAGTGTTGGTGCAAGACAATCCGCAAACGATTGCGAATTCGGAGGGTGGCGGAGTCCACGGACTCGAGGAAGCATTCATCCGCTCCATTGAAAAAGCCAACGGTGCGTCGACGTCCCCGGATGTGGATGCCGTGACCACAATCGACAACCCACAACGAGCGATCTCGACTCAGCCGATCGATCGACCACTGGCGGGACTCACGCGACTGCTTGCTTACAGCTATCGCGAAACCATGGAAGTGCTGCGTGACCCGGTTCGGCTGACATTTGCATTCGGCGGCAGCCTGCTGCTGTTGTTGGTGATCGCGTACGGTCTTTCCTCGGACGTCGAAAACCTCTCTTACGCCGTTCTCGACCAAGATCAAACTCCGGCGAGCCGAACGTACCTGCAAGAGTATTCGAGTTCTCGCTACTTCACCGAACAGCCGGAACTGCTCAACGAAGACGACCTTGAAGCGAGGCTCGCTACTCGGAAAATCACGATGGCGATCGAGATTCCGCCTTCTTTTGGACGCGACTTGAAACGTGATGGGAATCCTGAAGTCAGCGTGTGGATCGACGGAGCCGAAACGTCTCGGGCATCGACGATCGAAGGCTATGTCGAAGGCGCTCACAGAAAATCGATCCAACGGTTCGCTCGTGAGAGTACTTCGCCACAAGTTCAAAGCGAGCTTGCATCGTTTGAACTTCGTTACCGATACAACCCGACGTTTGAAAGCATCTACGCGATGGGACCAACCATTCCAACCATGATGCTGCTGTTGTTTCCGGCAATTCTGATGGCAGTCAGTGTCTCTCGCGAGAAGGAGATTGGCACGATCACTAATTTCTATGTCACGCCGACGCGACGCATGGAGTTCTTGCTCGGCAAACAACTTCCCTACATCGGTATCGGGATGGCTAACTTCGCGATTCTGACGGTCGTCGTGGTTTACTTGTTGCAAGTTCCGATGAAGGGAAGCCTGCTAACGCTCACGTTCGGTGCGTTTCTCTACGTTACCGCAACCACGGGTTACGGTTTGTTGGTCTCGAATCTCGCTTCCAGCCAAGTGACGGCGGTGTTGCTGGCGGCGATCCTGTCCATGATGCCAACCATGCAGTTTTCGGGCATGTTCCAACCCGTTTCCACACTCGAAGGCGCTGCCCGCGTGATGGGAACCCTATGGCCCGCCGCGTACTATCTGCACCTCAGTGTAGGGACGTTTACAAAAGGACTCAGTGCCGTCTCGCTGATCCCCGACCTGGTCAAACTCGCGATGTTCTCGCCCGTGTTCTGGCTGCTTTGTGTTCTCCTTCTCAAGAAACAGGAGAAGTAA
- a CDS encoding F0F1 ATP synthase subunit C, which yields MDSITIIGVTSIICAAFATSIGCMMPAIAEGKAVATALTSLAQQPDASSTITRTLFVGLAMIESTAIYCFVMSMILIFANPFWNHFITQTVGN from the coding sequence ATGGACAGCATTACCATTATCGGGGTGACCTCAATCATCTGTGCTGCATTCGCAACGAGCATCGGCTGCATGATGCCGGCAATTGCCGAGGGAAAAGCAGTAGCAACAGCGCTGACGTCGCTGGCGCAGCAGCCGGATGCCTCGTCAACCATAACGCGCACCCTGTTTGTTGGCCTGGCAATGATCGAATCTACGGCGATTTACTGTTTCGTGATGTCGATGATTCTGATCTTTGCCAATCCGTTCTGGAATCACTTCATCACGCAGACGGTAGGAAATTAG
- a CDS encoding alternate F1F0 ATPase, F1 subunit alpha, with amino-acid sequence MNSESTSLLNSFNRAFADLRQARESFAPELIAHEVGRIAAVSTGIARVSGLPAVGSDELVKFPGDVYGIAFNVDETEVGVVLLGDYAHLHAGDEVQRTGRVMDVGVGSQLLGRVINPLGRPLDDRGPVATRRRLPIERPSAAIMDRSPVNVPLQTGLKVVDAMIPIGRGQRELILGDRQTGKTTIAIDTILNQRGKDVVCVYCAIGQRASGVAKVVAALRENHAMEYTVVVVTEGNDAPGLAYIAPYAATSIAEHFMEEGRDVLIVYDDLTQHARSYRELSLLLRRPPGREAFPGDIFYIHSRLLERSTHLRAELGGGSLTALPIIETEAQNMSAYIPTNLISITDGQIYLSPSLFELGVLPAVDVGKSVSRVGGKAQHAAYRAVAGDLKLGYAQFEELESFARFGARLDEPTLKTIEHGKRIRACLKQPELSPVSVAAQIAVLLGLTAKLFDTIPLDKIVLAERALTDAAADLPSYLCARFETADSLSDDDRQTVIEVARKALEPFQVPSSTGPKP; translated from the coding sequence ATGAACTCGGAATCAACCAGCCTGCTGAACAGCTTTAACAGGGCGTTCGCCGACCTCCGTCAGGCGAGAGAAAGTTTTGCGCCTGAATTAATTGCACACGAGGTCGGTAGAATTGCAGCAGTCTCCACAGGAATTGCACGCGTTTCCGGACTGCCGGCAGTGGGCTCTGACGAATTAGTGAAGTTCCCTGGTGATGTCTATGGCATCGCCTTCAACGTGGACGAGACCGAGGTTGGAGTTGTTCTGCTTGGCGATTACGCGCACCTGCACGCCGGCGACGAAGTGCAACGCACTGGCCGAGTCATGGATGTGGGGGTTGGAAGTCAATTGCTGGGACGCGTCATCAATCCATTGGGCCGACCGCTTGACGATCGCGGCCCCGTGGCCACCCGCCGGCGTCTTCCCATCGAACGCCCATCCGCTGCAATCATGGATCGCTCGCCCGTCAACGTACCGTTGCAAACGGGATTGAAAGTCGTTGATGCGATGATACCGATTGGCCGCGGTCAAAGAGAGCTGATCCTTGGCGACCGCCAAACCGGGAAGACGACGATCGCGATCGACACCATCCTCAACCAACGAGGCAAAGACGTCGTCTGTGTCTACTGCGCGATCGGCCAGCGAGCATCCGGAGTTGCCAAAGTGGTCGCAGCTTTGCGTGAAAATCATGCGATGGAGTACACGGTGGTCGTCGTCACCGAAGGAAATGACGCGCCCGGACTGGCATATATCGCTCCATACGCAGCGACCAGCATCGCCGAGCACTTCATGGAAGAAGGACGCGATGTGCTGATTGTTTACGACGACCTGACACAACATGCTCGTTCCTACCGAGAACTGTCACTGTTGCTGCGCCGGCCGCCAGGTCGCGAAGCCTTTCCTGGTGATATTTTCTATATCCATTCACGATTGCTGGAACGATCCACCCACCTGCGAGCAGAACTTGGCGGCGGTTCACTGACGGCTTTGCCGATCATCGAAACCGAGGCTCAAAACATGTCGGCTTACATTCCGACAAATCTGATTTCCATCACAGACGGGCAAATCTATCTCTCGCCATCGCTGTTCGAGCTTGGCGTTCTGCCAGCAGTTGACGTGGGCAAATCAGTTTCCCGCGTGGGTGGCAAAGCACAACATGCAGCCTATCGAGCAGTGGCCGGTGATCTGAAACTCGGATACGCACAGTTCGAGGAATTGGAAAGCTTCGCCCGCTTTGGTGCTCGCCTGGATGAGCCGACACTGAAGACGATCGAACACGGCAAACGCATTCGAGCATGTTTAAAGCAACCTGAACTGTCTCCGGTATCTGTCGCGGCACAGATAGCCGTACTGCTGGGGCTGACGGCGAAGCTCTTCGATACGATTCCGCTCGACAAAATCGTTTTAGCTGAGCGTGCTCTGACCGACGCTGCGGCCGATCTACCATCATATCTGTGTGCTCGATTCGAGACAGCGGATTCACTTAGCGACGATGACCGGCAAACGGTGATTGAAGTCGCCCGCAAAGCGCTCGAACCATTTCAGGTCCCGTCATCGACAGGACCGAAACCATGA
- a CDS encoding F0F1 ATP synthase subunit B family protein, with translation MLIDWFTVAAQAVNFLILVWLLKRFLYKPILDAIDAREKRIASELADADAKRVEASKEREEFQQKNRAFDQQRQSMLTKAANDANSERQRLLADAKNAAETMRANRDDALHREHVALSKEVTCRTQTEVFAIARKALTDLANLSLEEQITDVFIRRLQELDDDEKADFAGPSDAQDNSMIVRSAFDLPTAQRAKLQDAINRAFSMEVALTFETVPDVISGIELTSSGRKISWSIVEYLSSMEKRIGELLQDQSQPVSKSDPQPQKKTG, from the coding sequence ATGCTAATCGACTGGTTCACTGTCGCCGCCCAAGCCGTCAACTTCCTTATTCTAGTGTGGTTGCTGAAGCGATTTCTTTACAAGCCGATCCTCGATGCCATTGATGCAAGAGAAAAGCGAATCGCTTCAGAACTCGCAGATGCCGACGCAAAACGCGTCGAGGCAAGCAAGGAACGAGAGGAGTTTCAGCAGAAGAATCGAGCGTTCGATCAGCAACGCCAGTCAATGTTGACCAAAGCCGCCAATGACGCAAATAGCGAACGCCAGCGATTGTTGGCAGACGCCAAAAATGCGGCCGAAACTATGCGAGCCAATCGCGACGATGCGCTCCACCGAGAACACGTTGCACTAAGCAAAGAGGTCACCTGCCGAACTCAGACGGAAGTCTTTGCTATCGCGCGAAAAGCTTTGACAGACTTGGCCAATCTCAGCCTTGAAGAACAAATAACAGACGTGTTCATCAGACGACTACAGGAACTCGATGATGACGAGAAAGCAGACTTTGCAGGTCCATCCGACGCACAGGACAACTCGATGATCGTGCGAAGTGCGTTTGATTTACCCACAGCTCAGCGAGCCAAGCTCCAGGACGCGATCAATCGGGCGTTTTCGATGGAAGTCGCCCTGACGTTTGAAACCGTACCAGACGTGATCAGCGGCATTGAACTGACATCCAGCGGGCGGAAGATTTCATGGAGCATCGTGGAATATTTATCGTCGATGGAAAAACGCATTGGCGAGCTGCTTCAGGACCAATCTCAGCCTGTATCAAAGTCCGACCCCCAACCCCAGAAGAAGACTGGATGA
- a CDS encoding plasmid pRiA4b ORF-3 family protein, translating to MDKEGGVWGHAEFLEAIANSKHEEHERILEWAGDFDPEEFDASETTKTMRQGLPDWRQM from the coding sequence TTGGACAAGGAAGGTGGAGTCTGGGGCCATGCCGAGTTTCTTGAAGCCATCGCCAATTCGAAACATGAGGAACACGAACGGATATTGGAATGGGCAGGCGACTTCGACCCTGAAGAGTTCGACGCAAGCGAAACAACGAAGACGATGCGGCAGGGCCTGCCAGATTGGAGGCAGATGTGA
- a CDS encoding F0F1 ATP synthase subunit gamma: MSDTIAGLRRTIDSAGDLQSVVKTMKAMAASSIGQYEQSVRSLGDYARTVELGLGACFRAAEAEALSMSTDSLPSTKSNPRLIAAVVFGSDQGLVGQFNEVVVEYASKALAEMRGTPKVWAVGERAHSRLTDTGLPVLGLFNVPNSVKAITPLIGEILISAEELRIQGHAVELHLFYNRPMSAVVYEPVHQQLLPLDESWQRRLATTPWPTHHPPEVMGNRTKTLRTLIREYLFVSLFRACAESLASENASRLSAMQRAEKNIEELLADLNSKFHRLRQSSIDEELFDVVSGFEALSDEHRSKPPNLRHSR, translated from the coding sequence ATGAGCGACACCATCGCCGGGCTCCGCCGAACAATCGATAGTGCCGGAGACCTGCAATCCGTCGTGAAGACAATGAAGGCGATGGCTGCTTCGAGCATTGGCCAATATGAACAATCCGTACGTTCGCTGGGCGACTACGCTCGAACGGTCGAACTGGGGTTGGGTGCGTGCTTTCGAGCAGCCGAAGCGGAAGCTTTATCTATGTCGACAGATAGCCTTCCGTCAACAAAATCAAACCCGCGCCTGATCGCTGCGGTTGTATTCGGTTCCGATCAAGGGTTGGTGGGCCAGTTCAACGAAGTCGTCGTGGAGTACGCTAGTAAAGCTCTTGCGGAGATGCGCGGCACACCAAAAGTCTGGGCCGTCGGCGAGCGTGCTCATTCACGACTAACCGATACCGGGTTGCCGGTACTCGGGCTTTTCAATGTGCCAAATTCCGTCAAAGCAATTACTCCTTTGATCGGCGAAATTCTTATTTCCGCTGAAGAACTTCGCATTCAAGGCCATGCCGTCGAGCTACATCTATTTTACAACCGCCCCATGTCCGCCGTGGTTTACGAACCGGTTCACCAGCAACTATTGCCTCTCGATGAGAGCTGGCAGCGTCGGCTGGCGACAACTCCCTGGCCAACTCATCACCCGCCGGAAGTCATGGGAAACCGCACAAAGACACTGCGAACCCTGATTCGCGAGTACCTGTTCGTCTCACTCTTTCGAGCCTGCGCTGAATCACTGGCCAGCGAAAACGCCAGTCGTCTGTCCGCGATGCAACGAGCTGAAAAGAACATCGAGGAATTGCTCGCAGACCTCAACAGCAAGTTCCACCGTCTACGTCAAAGCAGCATCGACGAAGAGCTTTTCGATGTCGTGTCCGGCTTTGAGGCGTTATCGGACGAACATCGGAGTAAACCGCCGAATCTGCGACATTCTCGCTAA
- a CDS encoding CIA30 family protein, with the protein MNRTTIFAAMLFVIAAVSVAEAEERVLFGFDQPESAKAWQTVNDGVMGGRSDGRFKINEDNNMEFFGTLSLKNNGGFASVRARDGNLALKQDDVIVTRVKGDGREYNINLYTEKNRFSYRQSFKTKKDEWIEVEFPLDTFSATWRGQRFPNEKLDPSTLTGLGFLLGDKTPGPFKLEVEWIKVGKSLGEMFKVLCEGTYKHHLQGVCTDEISIFWSFTTTLVKTDMEGKVLNTISVANHHGDLCFHDGKLYVAVNLGKFNDPEGNADSWVYVYDAETLTELARHETQEVFHGAGGIGYRDGHFVVVGGLPDGVEENYVYEYDSEFKFLKKYIINSGHTRLGIQTATFANDRWWFGCYGDPKILLVTDTDFRMQGRYEIDCSLGIEGMTHGRLLVGSGRCEKDNGCAGGVQTAFPNEKAGLQFQSNTSK; encoded by the coding sequence ATGAATCGAACGACAATCTTCGCAGCAATGCTCTTCGTAATTGCCGCTGTCTCCGTGGCCGAAGCCGAAGAACGTGTTCTCTTCGGGTTCGACCAACCGGAATCTGCCAAGGCATGGCAGACCGTCAACGATGGCGTGATGGGTGGCCGCTCGGATGGTCGCTTCAAGATCAATGAAGACAACAATATGGAATTCTTCGGCACATTGTCGCTGAAGAACAACGGCGGCTTTGCCTCGGTCAGAGCAAGAGATGGCAACCTCGCGCTGAAGCAAGACGATGTGATCGTCACCCGAGTGAAGGGAGATGGTCGGGAGTACAACATCAATCTCTATACAGAGAAAAATAGGTTCTCTTACCGACAGTCATTCAAGACGAAAAAGGATGAGTGGATCGAAGTCGAGTTTCCGTTAGACACGTTCTCCGCCACATGGCGAGGTCAGCGTTTCCCCAACGAAAAACTCGATCCAAGCACGCTGACTGGCCTCGGGTTTCTCCTCGGCGACAAGACGCCGGGACCATTCAAGCTAGAAGTCGAATGGATCAAGGTTGGAAAATCCCTTGGTGAGATGTTCAAAGTTCTGTGCGAAGGGACGTACAAGCATCACCTGCAAGGAGTTTGTACCGACGAAATCTCGATCTTTTGGTCGTTCACAACAACACTTGTGAAGACCGACATGGAAGGCAAGGTGTTGAACACGATCTCGGTCGCCAACCACCACGGCGATCTTTGCTTCCATGACGGCAAGCTGTACGTCGCTGTAAACCTCGGCAAGTTCAACGATCCAGAGGGCAACGCCGATTCATGGGTCTACGTCTACGACGCTGAGACCCTAACAGAACTTGCTCGGCATGAAACGCAGGAAGTCTTCCACGGAGCAGGCGGGATCGGCTATCGGGACGGCCACTTCGTTGTTGTGGGCGGATTGCCAGATGGAGTCGAGGAAAACTACGTCTACGAGTATGACAGCGAGTTCAAGTTCCTGAAAAAGTACATCATCAACAGCGGCCACACACGTCTGGGGATTCAGACGGCCACGTTCGCCAACGACCGCTGGTGGTTTGGCTGCTACGGCGATCCGAAAATTCTACTTGTCACCGACACTGACTTTCGGATGCAGGGGCGCTACGAAATTGACTGTTCGCTGGGGATCGAGGGTATGACTCATGGTCGCCTCCTTGTCGGCAGCGGACGATGCGAAAAAGACAACGGTTGCGCGGGGGGCGTACAGACGGCATTTCCAAACGAGAAGGCCGGACTCCAATTTCAGAGCAATACGTCGAAGTAG